From one Conyzicola nivalis genomic stretch:
- a CDS encoding aspartate carbamoyltransferase catalytic subunit, translated as MRHLLSTKDLGRDEAVAILDVAEDMADVAGREVKKLPALRGKTVVNLFFEDSTRTRISFEAAAKRLSADVINFSAKGSSVSKGESLKDTAQTLAAMGADAVVVRHPASGAPSVLAQSGWIDAGIVNAGDGTHEHPTQALLDAFTIRRRLHGAAARGRDLDGVTVTIIGDILHSRVARSNVWLLTTLGARVHLVAPATLVPLGIEGWPVTVGYDLDAAIAADPDVVMMLRIQGERMNAAFFPNAREYARQWGLDDARLAHLPAASLVMHPGPMNRGLEISSKAADSAQSTVLEQVANGVSIRMAVLYLLLSGTVEL; from the coding sequence ATGCGCCACCTCCTTTCCACCAAGGACCTCGGCCGCGACGAGGCCGTCGCCATCCTCGACGTCGCCGAAGACATGGCCGACGTCGCTGGCCGCGAGGTCAAGAAGCTGCCCGCACTGCGCGGCAAGACCGTCGTGAACCTGTTCTTCGAGGACTCCACGCGCACGCGCATCTCGTTCGAGGCCGCGGCCAAACGCCTCAGCGCGGATGTCATCAATTTCTCCGCGAAGGGATCCAGCGTTTCGAAGGGCGAAAGCCTCAAGGACACCGCCCAGACCCTCGCTGCCATGGGGGCCGACGCCGTCGTCGTTCGGCACCCGGCCTCCGGAGCCCCGAGCGTGCTGGCCCAGAGCGGCTGGATCGACGCCGGAATCGTCAACGCGGGCGATGGAACCCACGAACACCCCACCCAGGCCCTCCTCGACGCCTTCACCATCCGCCGCCGCCTGCACGGCGCCGCCGCGCGCGGCCGCGACCTCGACGGCGTCACCGTCACGATCATCGGTGACATCCTGCACTCGCGGGTGGCCAGGTCGAACGTCTGGCTGCTCACCACGCTCGGCGCGCGCGTGCATCTCGTGGCACCGGCGACCCTCGTGCCGCTCGGCATCGAGGGCTGGCCGGTCACCGTCGGCTACGACCTCGACGCGGCCATCGCCGCCGACCCCGACGTCGTGATGATGCTGCGCATCCAGGGCGAACGCATGAACGCCGCGTTCTTCCCCAACGCGCGGGAGTACGCGCGCCAGTGGGGCCTCGACGACGCGAGGCTCGCGCACCTGCCTGCGGCTAGTCTGGTTATGCACCCCGGGCCGATGAACCGCGGACTGGAAATCTCGTCGAAGGCCGCCGACTCCGCGCAGTCGACGGTGCTGGAGCAGGTGGCCAACGGGGTGTCGATAAGGATGGCCGTTCTGTATCTGCTGCTGTCCGGAACTGTGGAGTTGTGA
- a CDS encoding PH-like domain-containing protein codes for MDRFGLAAIVLGALVVFLALIALGWYSRKRRQRGIAAPQQPPAHLGAVFGEFPGFYVATTLANDRFNRVAVHGLGFRAKSTVVVAEAGIVVPIAGQPDIFIPRGDIALVDRATWTIDRVVETDGLTMIAWALADTEVESYFRAENSEAFLAAAKSLALSPTERDSK; via the coding sequence GTGGATAGGTTCGGTCTGGCCGCGATCGTGCTCGGGGCCCTCGTCGTGTTCCTCGCGCTCATCGCGCTCGGCTGGTACAGCCGTAAACGCCGCCAGCGCGGCATCGCGGCCCCCCAGCAGCCGCCCGCGCATCTCGGCGCCGTATTCGGCGAGTTTCCGGGCTTCTACGTCGCCACGACCCTCGCGAACGACCGCTTCAACCGCGTCGCCGTGCACGGGTTGGGCTTCCGGGCGAAGAGCACCGTGGTCGTCGCCGAGGCCGGCATCGTCGTGCCGATCGCCGGCCAACCCGACATCTTCATCCCGCGGGGCGACATCGCGCTCGTCGACCGCGCCACCTGGACCATCGACCGGGTCGTCGAAACCGACGGGCTCACCATGATCGCGTGGGCACTCGCCGACACCGAGGTCGAAAGCTATTTCCGCGCGGAGAACTCGGAGGCGTTCCTCGCCGCCGCGAAGTCTCTCGCTCTCTCACCCACAGAAAGGGACTCGAAATGA
- the pyrF gene encoding orotidine-5'-phosphate decarboxylase: MTPTFGARLTSTFATAGRLCVGIDPHAYLLGQWGLSDDARGAREFGLRVVEATVGRAGIVKPQVAFFERHGSAGYAALEAVLGAARDAGLIVIADVKRGDVGTSVAAYGEAWLTPGSPLESDAMTISAFQGVGSIQAPHDLATAHGKGLFVLAATSNPEAATLQTATVTAGPTAGTSVAASIVADVHDWNQLETGLGSTGVVIGATVALGDYGITPRSLAGTPILAPGFGHQGALVSDVGTLFGGASSGVIVSASRSILAAGPSGIDAAIGAQSAEIAGVFA, translated from the coding sequence ATGACGCCGACGTTCGGTGCACGCCTGACGTCGACGTTCGCGACCGCGGGCCGGTTGTGCGTGGGCATCGACCCGCACGCCTACCTGCTCGGACAGTGGGGGCTTTCGGATGACGCGCGGGGTGCGCGTGAATTCGGGCTGCGTGTCGTCGAGGCCACCGTCGGGCGTGCCGGAATCGTGAAGCCGCAGGTCGCGTTCTTCGAGCGTCACGGCTCGGCCGGATACGCCGCGCTCGAGGCCGTTCTCGGCGCGGCGCGCGACGCCGGCCTGATCGTGATCGCCGACGTCAAGCGCGGCGACGTGGGCACGAGCGTCGCGGCCTACGGTGAGGCCTGGCTCACGCCTGGTTCGCCGCTCGAGTCCGACGCGATGACGATCAGCGCCTTCCAGGGCGTGGGGTCGATCCAGGCCCCGCACGATCTGGCCACCGCCCACGGCAAAGGACTGTTCGTGCTCGCCGCGACCTCGAACCCCGAGGCCGCGACGTTGCAGACGGCGACCGTGACTGCGGGACCCACTGCCGGAACCTCGGTGGCCGCGAGTATCGTCGCTGACGTGCACGACTGGAATCAGCTCGAGACGGGCCTCGGTTCGACGGGTGTCGTCATCGGCGCCACCGTCGCCCTCGGCGACTACGGCATCACGCCGCGGTCGCTCGCCGGCACGCCGATCCTCGCGCCCGGCTTCGGCCACCAGGGTGCGCTCGTCTCCGACGTGGGCACGCTGTTCGGGGGAGCCTCCTCCGGCGTCATCGTGAGCGCCTCGCGCAGCATCCTCGCCGCCGGCCCCTCGGGTATCGATGCGGCTATCGGCGCGCAGAGTGCCGAGATCGCG
- the nusB gene encoding transcription antitermination factor NusB, whose translation MSARTKARKRALDLLYGADVREESINTALATEQARADADPKRGSSWPYAREIVVGITEHGDEIDELIETYAQGWTINRMPAVDRAIVRIGIWELLFNEQIPDGVAISEAVEAAAVLSTEDSAGFINGLLGRIAQTRA comes from the coding sequence ATGAGTGCCCGCACCAAGGCGCGCAAGCGCGCCCTCGACCTGCTCTACGGGGCAGACGTCCGTGAAGAATCCATCAACACGGCCCTCGCCACCGAGCAGGCACGAGCCGATGCCGACCCCAAGCGCGGCTCGTCGTGGCCGTACGCCCGCGAGATCGTCGTCGGCATCACCGAGCACGGTGACGAGATCGACGAACTGATCGAGACCTACGCCCAGGGGTGGACGATCAACCGCATGCCGGCCGTCGACCGCGCCATCGTGCGCATCGGCATCTGGGAGCTGCTGTTCAACGAGCAGATCCCCGACGGCGTCGCGATCTCCGAGGCGGTTGAGGCCGCCGCGGTGCTCTCCACCGAGGACTCGGCCGGCTTCATCAACGGTCTGCTCGGGCGCATCGCGCAGACCCGCGCGTAG
- the carB gene encoding carbamoyl-phosphate synthase large subunit: MPKREDITSVLVIGSGPIVIGQAAEFDYSGTQACRVLREEGVRVILVNSNPATIMTDPDFADATYVEPITWQVIETIIATEKPDAILPTLGGQTALNAAIDLHNHGILEKYGVELIGANFEAINKGEDRQIFKQLVLDAGADVAKSYIAHTVDEAVEFAEDLGYPLVIRPSFTMGGLGSGFAYDREELVRMVGDGLHQSPTTEVLLEESIMGWKEYELELMRDTADNTVVVCSIENVDPVGVHTGDSITVAPALTLTDREYQNLRDIGIDIIRAVGVDTGGCNIQFAIDPANGRVIVIEMNPRVSRSSALASKATGFPIAKIAAKLAIGYRLDEIDNDITKVTPASFEPTLDYVVVKVPRFAFEKFPAADTTLTTTMKSVGEAMAFGRNFSTALQKALRSLEKRGSSFHWRYELRDKAALLKLASVPTDGRIVTVQQALVAGATAEEVFQATKIDPWFIDQIVLINEVAAAVAGAEALDEATFRHAKDHGFSDLQIAEIRGLDEADVRAARYQLDVRPVFKTVDTCAGEFPALTPYHYSSYDLETEVRPSNRRKVIILGSGPNRIGQGIEFDYSCVHASFALSDAGYETIMINCNPETVSTDYDTSDRLYFEPLTLEDVLEIVHAESQSGELVGVVVQLGGQTALGLAQGLKNAGVPILGTTPEAIDLAEERGLFSKILENASLISPKNGTATNSEEAVAIAENIGYPVLVRPSHVLGGRGMEIVYDTESLFDYFERVKDLVIIEPGSPLLVDRFLDDAIEIDIDALYDGTELYIGGIMEHIEEAGVHSGDSACTLPPVTLGRDVIDRVRTATLGIAEGIGVRGLLNVQFAIGQGILYVLEANPRASRTVPFVSKALGIPLAKAAALVMVGESIRSLVDSGLLPAQDGSVVPMDSPVAVKEAVLPFKRFRTKEGHVVDSVLGPEMRSTGEVMGIDSNFPKAFAKSQEAAYGGLPNTGSVFVSVADRDKRAIILPMLRMSQLGFEILATEGTAEILSRNGIPARIVRKYFQGQVHVEGEPTIVDLINQGEVDVVINTPSGRSARADGYEIRTATVAADKPLFTTIAQLAAAVASFEAVREPFSVRSLQNYAIDRAEKLAAV; this comes from the coding sequence ATGCCCAAGAGGGAAGACATCACGTCGGTACTGGTCATCGGCTCCGGCCCGATCGTCATCGGCCAGGCGGCGGAATTCGACTACTCGGGCACCCAGGCCTGCCGGGTGCTGCGAGAGGAGGGCGTCCGCGTCATCCTCGTCAACTCGAACCCGGCCACCATCATGACCGACCCCGACTTCGCCGATGCCACCTACGTCGAGCCCATCACCTGGCAGGTCATCGAGACGATCATCGCCACCGAGAAGCCCGACGCCATCCTGCCCACGCTCGGCGGCCAGACGGCTCTCAACGCGGCCATCGACCTGCACAACCACGGCATCCTCGAGAAGTACGGTGTCGAGCTCATCGGCGCGAACTTCGAGGCGATCAACAAGGGCGAAGACCGCCAGATCTTCAAGCAGCTCGTGCTCGACGCCGGCGCCGACGTGGCGAAGAGCTACATCGCGCACACCGTCGACGAGGCGGTCGAATTCGCCGAAGACCTCGGCTACCCGCTCGTCATCCGCCCCTCGTTCACCATGGGCGGCCTTGGCTCCGGTTTCGCCTACGACCGCGAGGAACTCGTGCGCATGGTCGGCGACGGTCTGCACCAGAGCCCGACCACCGAGGTGCTGCTCGAGGAGAGCATCATGGGCTGGAAGGAATACGAGCTCGAGCTCATGCGCGACACCGCCGACAACACCGTCGTCGTCTGCTCGATCGAGAACGTCGACCCCGTCGGTGTGCACACCGGCGACTCGATCACCGTCGCGCCGGCGCTGACCCTCACCGACCGCGAGTACCAGAACCTGCGCGACATCGGCATCGACATCATCCGTGCGGTGGGCGTCGACACCGGCGGCTGCAACATCCAGTTCGCCATCGACCCCGCCAACGGCCGGGTCATCGTGATCGAGATGAACCCGCGCGTCTCGCGCTCGTCGGCGCTCGCGTCGAAGGCCACCGGCTTCCCGATCGCCAAGATCGCGGCGAAGCTCGCCATCGGGTACCGCCTCGACGAGATCGACAACGACATCACCAAGGTCACGCCCGCAAGCTTCGAGCCCACGCTCGACTACGTGGTCGTCAAGGTTCCCCGCTTCGCGTTCGAGAAGTTCCCCGCCGCCGACACCACCCTGACCACCACCATGAAGTCGGTGGGCGAGGCCATGGCGTTCGGCCGTAACTTCTCCACCGCCCTGCAGAAGGCCCTGCGTTCGCTCGAGAAGCGCGGCTCGAGCTTCCACTGGCGCTACGAGCTGCGCGACAAGGCCGCACTGCTCAAGCTCGCGAGCGTGCCGACCGACGGCCGCATCGTCACCGTGCAGCAGGCGCTCGTTGCCGGCGCCACCGCCGAAGAGGTCTTCCAGGCCACCAAGATCGACCCGTGGTTCATCGACCAGATCGTGCTCATCAACGAGGTCGCAGCCGCCGTCGCCGGCGCCGAGGCGCTCGACGAGGCCACCTTCCGCCATGCGAAAGACCACGGTTTCAGCGACCTGCAGATCGCCGAGATCCGCGGGCTCGACGAGGCCGACGTGCGCGCCGCCCGCTACCAGCTCGACGTGCGTCCGGTCTTCAAGACCGTCGACACCTGCGCGGGGGAGTTCCCGGCGCTCACCCCGTACCACTACTCGAGCTACGACCTCGAGACCGAGGTGCGCCCGAGCAACCGCCGCAAGGTGATCATCCTCGGCTCCGGTCCGAACCGCATCGGCCAGGGCATCGAGTTCGACTACTCATGCGTACACGCGAGCTTCGCGCTGTCCGACGCCGGCTACGAGACCATCATGATCAACTGCAACCCCGAGACGGTCTCCACCGACTACGACACGAGCGACCGGCTCTACTTCGAGCCGCTCACCCTCGAGGACGTGCTCGAGATCGTTCACGCCGAGAGCCAGAGCGGCGAACTGGTCGGCGTGGTCGTCCAGCTCGGCGGGCAGACCGCCCTCGGCCTCGCCCAGGGCCTGAAGAACGCCGGCGTCCCGATCCTCGGCACCACGCCAGAGGCGATCGATCTCGCGGAGGAGCGCGGCCTGTTCTCGAAGATCCTCGAGAACGCCTCGCTCATCTCGCCGAAGAACGGCACGGCCACCAACTCCGAGGAGGCCGTGGCCATCGCCGAGAACATCGGCTACCCGGTGCTCGTGCGCCCCTCGCACGTGCTCGGCGGCCGCGGCATGGAGATCGTCTACGACACCGAGAGCCTGTTCGACTACTTCGAGCGGGTGAAAGACCTCGTTATCATCGAGCCCGGTTCGCCGCTGCTCGTCGACCGCTTCCTCGACGACGCGATCGAGATCGACATCGACGCCCTCTACGACGGCACCGAGCTCTACATCGGCGGCATCATGGAGCACATCGAGGAGGCCGGCGTGCACTCGGGCGACTCCGCCTGCACCCTGCCGCCCGTGACCCTGGGGCGCGACGTCATCGACCGCGTGCGCACCGCGACGCTCGGCATCGCCGAGGGCATCGGTGTGCGCGGCCTGCTCAACGTGCAGTTCGCCATCGGTCAGGGCATCCTCTACGTGCTCGAGGCCAACCCGCGCGCCAGCCGCACGGTTCCCTTCGTCTCCAAGGCACTCGGCATCCCGCTCGCGAAGGCCGCCGCCCTCGTGATGGTGGGGGAGAGCATCCGCTCGCTCGTCGACTCGGGTCTCCTTCCCGCGCAGGACGGCTCCGTCGTGCCGATGGACTCGCCCGTCGCCGTCAAGGAGGCCGTGCTGCCGTTCAAGCGCTTCCGCACCAAGGAGGGCCACGTCGTCGACTCCGTGCTCGGGCCGGAGATGCGCTCAACGGGCGAGGTCATGGGCATCGACTCGAACTTCCCGAAGGCGTTCGCGAAGAGCCAGGAGGCCGCGTACGGCGGACTCCCGAACACGGGAAGCGTCTTCGTGTCGGTCGCCGACCGCGACAAGCGCGCGATCATCCTGCCGATGCTGCGGATGAGCCAGCTCGGCTTCGAGATCCTCGCCACCGAGGGCACCGCCGAGATCCTCAGCCGCAACGGCATCCCCGCCCGCATCGTGCGCAAGTACTTCCAGGGCCAGGTGCACGTCGAGGGCGAGCCGACGATCGTCGACCTCATCAATCAGGGCGAGGTCGACGTGGTGATCAACACACCGAGCGGCCGCAGCGCGCGCGCCGACGGCTACGAGATCCGCACGGCCACGGTCGCGGCCGACAAGCCGCTCTTCACCACGATCGCTCAGCTGGCAGCGGCCGTCGCCTCGTTCGAGGCGGTGCGCGAGCCGTTCTCGGTGCGTTCGTTGCAGAACTACGCCATCGACCGCGCCGAGAAGCTGGCCGCGGTATGA
- a CDS encoding mismatch-specific DNA-glycosylase, with product MARTPSEDAALYGRTLPDTVGPGLKLLFVGINPGLHTVAVQAPFALRGNRFYSALYRAGITDRVIDASAGLHDDDRAHLFARGIGITSLVAAATRRADELTKEQLVEGAALLETRVTALAPAVVAMLGITAYRSAFARPKTAVGPQAERLGGAALWVVPNPSGLNAHETVDSLAHAYRDAAVAAGIAVYDRPPSE from the coding sequence ATGGCCCGCACACCCTCCGAAGACGCAGCCCTCTACGGACGCACGCTGCCCGACACGGTAGGACCGGGCCTGAAGCTGCTCTTCGTCGGCATCAATCCCGGCCTGCACACGGTCGCGGTGCAGGCGCCCTTCGCCCTCCGCGGCAACCGCTTCTATTCCGCCCTCTACCGCGCGGGTATCACCGACCGCGTCATCGACGCGTCTGCCGGTCTGCACGACGACGACCGTGCTCACCTTTTCGCGCGGGGGATCGGCATCACCAGCCTGGTCGCCGCCGCCACACGTCGGGCCGACGAGCTCACGAAGGAGCAGCTGGTCGAGGGTGCCGCGCTGCTCGAGACCCGCGTCACGGCGCTGGCCCCCGCGGTCGTCGCGATGCTGGGGATCACCGCGTACCGTTCCGCCTTCGCCCGACCGAAGACGGCGGTCGGACCGCAGGCCGAGCGGCTGGGCGGCGCGGCGCTCTGGGTAGTGCCGAACCCTAGCGGGCTCAACGCGCACGAGACGGTCGACAGCCTCGCGCACGCCTACCGTGACGCGGCGGTCGCGGCGGGTATCGCGGTGTACGACCGGCCGCCTTCGGAGTGA
- a CDS encoding endonuclease/exonuclease/phosphatase family protein: MTFIGPTAPPDLHVMSYNIRRRMPRLPRRSRDAWSGRKHLIAALLQAELPSLLGVQEALLDQSRFVGECLGPSYARVGHGRNANREGEASPIFYDSARLELVDWHQFALSNTPLVPGSRSWGNRVPRAVVQAEFRDLATGVEFRAFNTHFDHLSAAARLQSARMLTRLVRQASGPVIVTGDANADVDSAPYRELMYNAGLVDAWLMPNRRLSDDFTTFSNYHPPKVGGKRIDWLLVKGGIEVKAMGINTARFEGAAPSDHEPVQAVLRMRAVSTSPAPAAATSHA; encoded by the coding sequence ATGACGTTCATCGGGCCCACCGCCCCTCCCGACCTGCACGTTATGAGCTACAACATAAGGCGACGGATGCCGCGGCTCCCGCGACGCAGCCGGGACGCGTGGTCCGGGCGCAAGCACCTCATTGCCGCGCTGCTCCAGGCGGAGCTGCCCTCCCTGCTCGGCGTGCAGGAGGCGCTGCTCGACCAGTCGCGGTTCGTGGGCGAGTGCCTCGGCCCGTCGTACGCACGCGTCGGTCACGGCCGTAACGCCAACCGCGAGGGCGAGGCGAGTCCGATCTTCTACGACTCCGCCCGGCTCGAGCTCGTCGACTGGCACCAGTTCGCGCTGTCGAACACGCCGCTCGTTCCCGGTTCGCGCTCGTGGGGCAACCGCGTGCCGCGGGCCGTCGTGCAGGCCGAGTTCCGCGACCTGGCCACGGGCGTCGAGTTCCGCGCCTTCAACACCCACTTCGACCACCTGTCGGCCGCCGCCCGGTTGCAGTCGGCCCGGATGCTCACCCGGCTTGTCCGTCAGGCGAGCGGGCCCGTCATCGTCACCGGCGACGCGAACGCCGACGTCGACTCGGCGCCGTACCGCGAGCTGATGTACAACGCGGGCCTCGTCGACGCCTGGCTGATGCCCAACCGTCGGCTCTCCGACGACTTCACCACCTTCTCGAACTACCACCCGCCGAAGGTCGGCGGCAAGCGCATCGACTGGCTGCTGGTGAAGGGCGGCATCGAGGTGAAGGCGATGGGCATCAACACGGCGCGCTTCGAGGGCGCAGCGCCGTCCGACCACGAGCCGGTGCAGGCCGTGCTGCGGATGCGCGCCGTGTCTACCTCGCCCGCTCCAGCTGCCGCCACGTCCCACGCCTGA
- the carA gene encoding glutamine-hydrolyzing carbamoyl-phosphate synthase small subunit, translating to MSIPTPAVLVLEDGTRFTGRAYGALGRTLGEAVFATGMTGYQETLTDPSYAGQIVLMTAPHIGNTGMNDEDLESGRIWVAGFVVRDPSRVVSNHRSQRSLDDDLVEQGIVGISGIDTRAVTRRLRDSGAMRAGIFSGTDTDLGDDEQLDIVRAGRDMRGLNLSSEVSTREAYVVPAIGEKIGNLAVLDLGVKTSTLSYLSQRGFDVHVLPQSVTLDEVLAIEPVGAFYSNGPGDPGASDQHVDLLQGILREGLPFFGICFGNQLLGRALGFGTYKLPFGHRGINQPVVDVSTGRTEITSHNHGFAVDAPIGEITESPAGFGRVEVSHVNLNDNVVEGLNALDIPAFSVQYHPEAAAGPHDSNYLFDRFRDAVVAKQAANAEISTSSTSEENN from the coding sequence ATGAGCATCCCCACTCCCGCCGTCCTCGTGCTCGAAGACGGAACGCGCTTCACCGGCCGCGCCTACGGTGCCCTCGGCCGCACGCTCGGTGAGGCGGTCTTCGCGACCGGCATGACCGGCTACCAGGAGACCCTGACCGACCCGAGCTACGCCGGCCAGATCGTGCTCATGACCGCGCCCCACATCGGCAACACGGGAATGAACGACGAAGACCTCGAGTCGGGCCGCATCTGGGTCGCCGGATTCGTCGTGCGCGACCCCTCCCGGGTGGTCTCCAACCACCGCTCCCAGCGCTCCCTCGACGACGATCTCGTCGAGCAGGGCATCGTCGGAATCAGCGGCATCGACACCCGCGCCGTCACCCGCCGCCTGCGCGACTCCGGTGCCATGCGCGCCGGCATCTTCTCCGGCACCGACACCGACCTGGGCGACGACGAGCAGCTCGACATCGTGCGCGCCGGGCGAGACATGCGCGGCCTCAACCTCTCCAGCGAGGTGTCGACGCGGGAGGCCTACGTCGTCCCCGCCATCGGCGAGAAGATCGGCAACCTCGCGGTGCTCGACCTGGGCGTGAAGACCTCGACGCTGAGCTACCTCTCGCAACGTGGCTTCGACGTGCACGTGCTCCCGCAGAGCGTGACGCTCGACGAGGTGCTGGCGATCGAACCCGTCGGCGCGTTCTACTCGAACGGCCCCGGCGACCCTGGCGCATCCGACCAGCATGTCGACCTGCTGCAGGGGATCCTGCGCGAGGGCCTGCCGTTCTTCGGCATCTGCTTCGGCAACCAGCTTCTGGGGCGCGCACTCGGCTTCGGCACGTACAAGCTGCCGTTCGGCCACCGCGGCATCAACCAGCCCGTCGTCGACGTGTCGACCGGCCGCACCGAGATCACCAGCCACAACCACGGCTTCGCGGTCGACGCGCCCATCGGCGAGATCACCGAGTCGCCCGCCGGGTTCGGCCGCGTCGAGGTGAGCCACGTGAACCTCAACGACAACGTGGTGGAGGGCCTCAACGCCCTCGACATCCCCGCCTTCAGCGTGCAGTACCACCCGGAGGCCGCGGCGGGCCCGCACGACTCCAACTACCTGTTCGACCGGTTCCGTGATGCCGTCGTGGCTAAGCAGGCGGCGAACGCCGAGATTTCGACGAGCTCTACCAGCGAGGAAAACAACTAA
- the pyrR gene encoding bifunctional pyr operon transcriptional regulator/uracil phosphoribosyltransferase PyrR — MTARLVLQSADITRALTRISHEILESNRGASDLVLLGIPTRGVVLARRIGEILDSIEPGTGTVGFLDVTMYRDDLAKNPTRAPRPTQIPAGGIDGKTVVLVDDVLYSGRTIRAALDALNDIGRPRAVRLAALVDRGHRELPIRADFVGKNLPTAASERINVRLVEVDGVDEITIEGE, encoded by the coding sequence ATGACTGCACGCCTCGTGCTGCAATCGGCTGACATCACCCGAGCGTTGACCCGCATCTCCCACGAGATCCTGGAGTCCAATCGCGGAGCCAGCGATCTCGTCCTCCTCGGCATTCCGACCCGCGGTGTCGTTCTCGCCCGTCGCATCGGCGAGATCCTCGACTCGATCGAGCCGGGTACCGGCACCGTCGGGTTCCTCGACGTCACGATGTACCGCGACGACCTCGCCAAGAACCCCACCCGCGCGCCGCGCCCGACGCAGATTCCCGCCGGTGGCATCGACGGCAAGACCGTCGTGCTCGTCGACGACGTGCTCTACTCGGGCCGCACCATCCGGGCCGCCCTCGACGCGCTGAACGACATCGGCCGGCCGCGCGCCGTGCGCCTGGCCGCACTCGTCGACCGCGGCCACCGCGAGCTGCCCATCCGCGCCGACTTCGTGGGCAAGAACCTGCCGACAGCGGCGAGCGAGCGCATCAACGTGCGACTGGTCGAGGTCGACGGCGTCGACGAGATCACGATCGAGGGGGAGTGA
- a CDS encoding dihydroorotase: MTIVITGATLPNGSTTDFVVDGGVITEVGSGLSSAGATVVDANGLLALPGLVDLHTHLREPGFEQSETVLTGSRAAAIGGFTSVFAMANTSPVSDTAGVVEQVASLGAEHGYVTVRPIGAVTTGLAGKALSEIGAMAGSRAKVRVFSDDGICVSDPLLMRRALEYVKTFDGVIAQHSQDPRLTEGAQMNEGALSSELGLAGWPAVAEESIIARDVLLAQHVGARLHVCHVSTAGSVDVIRWAKARGIDVTAEVTPHHLLLTEQLVRGYDSRFKVNPPLRREEDVLALRAALADGTIDIVATDHAPHPLEAKECAWDEAANGMVGLESALSVVQAAMVDTGLIGFADVARVLSSKPAEIGRLAGYSTAFGVGDHANFTLYDPTVTRRFSVDELHGKSVNSPYLDRSLPGQVIATIHDGYATVLDGVLVDAGLVAEHAGVARG, encoded by the coding sequence ATGACCATCGTCATCACGGGCGCGACTCTGCCCAACGGTTCGACCACCGACTTTGTCGTCGACGGGGGAGTCATCACCGAGGTGGGTTCCGGCCTCAGTTCGGCCGGCGCCACGGTCGTCGACGCGAACGGCCTCCTCGCCCTGCCCGGCCTCGTCGACCTGCACACCCACCTGCGCGAGCCCGGCTTCGAGCAGAGCGAGACCGTTCTCACCGGTTCGCGCGCCGCCGCGATCGGCGGCTTCACCAGCGTCTTCGCCATGGCCAACACGAGCCCCGTGTCCGACACCGCCGGCGTCGTCGAACAGGTCGCCTCGCTCGGTGCCGAGCACGGCTACGTCACGGTGCGCCCGATCGGCGCCGTCACCACGGGACTCGCCGGCAAGGCGCTCAGCGAGATCGGCGCCATGGCCGGCTCCCGGGCGAAGGTGCGCGTCTTCTCCGACGACGGCATCTGCGTCTCCGACCCGCTGCTGATGCGCCGCGCCCTCGAGTACGTGAAGACGTTCGACGGCGTCATCGCCCAGCACTCGCAAGACCCGCGCCTCACGGAGGGCGCCCAGATGAACGAGGGAGCCCTGTCGAGCGAGCTCGGGCTCGCCGGCTGGCCCGCCGTCGCCGAGGAATCCATCATCGCGCGCGACGTGCTTCTGGCCCAGCACGTCGGCGCCCGCCTGCACGTGTGCCACGTCTCCACGGCAGGCTCGGTCGACGTGATCCGCTGGGCCAAGGCCCGTGGTATCGATGTGACCGCGGAGGTCACGCCGCACCACCTGCTGCTCACCGAGCAGCTCGTGCGCGGCTACGACTCGCGCTTCAAGGTGAACCCGCCGCTGCGCCGCGAGGAGGACGTGCTCGCACTCCGCGCGGCCCTCGCCGACGGCACGATCGACATCGTCGCGACCGACCACGCCCCGCACCCGCTCGAGGCGAAGGAGTGCGCGTGGGACGAGGCGGCCAACGGAATGGTCGGCCTCGAGTCGGCGCTCAGCGTCGTGCAGGCCGCGATGGTCGACACCGGACTCATCGGCTTCGCGGATGTCGCGCGAGTGCTCTCGTCGAAGCCGGCGGAAATCGGTCGGCTGGCCGGATACTCCACGGCCTTCGGTGTGGGCGACCACGCGAACTTCACCCTCTACGACCCCACGGTCACCCGCCGATTCTCGGTGGACGAGTTGCACGGCAAAAGCGTCAACTCGCCCTACCTGGATCGATCCCTGCCCGGACAGGTCATCGCGACCATCCACGACGGCTACGCCACCGTGCTCGACGGAGTGCTGGTCGACGCCGGCCTGGTCGCCGAGCACGCCGGGGTCGCCCGTGGATAG